One segment of Carya illinoinensis cultivar Pawnee chromosome 1, C.illinoinensisPawnee_v1, whole genome shotgun sequence DNA contains the following:
- the LOC122279571 gene encoding exosome complex component RRP42 isoform X2, whose translation MGGLSLGEKNFIQGGIAQDLRSDGRKRLTYRPVSVETGVIPQANGSARVRMGATDVISSVKAELGKPSSLQPDKGKVSIYVDCSPTAAPMFEGRGGDELSTDLSVALQCCLLGGKSGAGAGIDLSSLIVVEGKMCWGLYIDCLVISSDGNLLDALGAAIKAALSNTGIPRVLVAAGASGDEQPEVDISDEEFLQFDTSDIPVIVTLTKVGRHYIVDATSEEESQMSSAVSISVNRKGHICGLTKRGGAGLDPSIILDMISVAKHVSEQLINKLDSEIAAAEAGEDDS comes from the exons ATGGGGGGACTGTCTCTTGGAGAGAAGAACTTCATACAGGGTGGCATTGCTCAAGATCTTCGCTCTGATGGTCGGAAAAGATTAACTTACCGGCCTGTTTCTGTTGAAACTGGAGTTATACCTCAG GCAAATGGTTCGGCAAGAGTCAGGATGGGGGCAACAGATGTTATTTCCAGTGTGAAG GCTGAACTTGGGAAGCCAAGTTCATTGCAACCTGACAAAGGAAAGGTCTCCATTTATGTTGATTGTAGCCCAACTGCAGCACCAATGTTTGAG GGAAGAGGGGGTGATGAGTTGTCGACAGACCTCTCGGTTGCTCTTCAGTGTTGTCTCTTGGGTGGTAAAAGTGGAGCTG GGGCTGGAATTGATCTCTCATCTCTAATAGTTGTGGAGGGGAAGATGTGCTGGGGTCTTTATATTGATTGCCTCGTCATTAGTTCAGATGGGAATCTACTGGATGCCCTAGGTGCTGCCATTAAG GCTGCTTTGAGCAATACCGGCATTCCAAGGGTTCTTGTGGCAGCTGGTGCTTCAGGCGATGAGCAACCAGAGGTTGACATTAGTGACGAAGAATTTCTGCAGTTTGACACATCAGACATCCCTGTCATAGTTACCTTAACAAAG GTGGGTAGGCACTATATAGTAGATGCCACATCAGAAGAGGAATCCCAAATGAGCTCTGCGGTCTCTATATCTGTCAACAGGAAAGGACACATTTGTGGTCTAACTAAACGAGGTGGTGCAGGCCTAGATCCTAGCATCATTCTCGACATGATTTCTGTGGCAAAGCACGTAAGTGAACAGCTAATAAACAAGTTGGATTCTGAGATAGCTGCCGCTGAAGCTGGTGAAGATGATTCATGA
- the LOC122279571 gene encoding exosome complex component RRP42 isoform X1, with the protein MRRMGGLSLGEKNFIQGGIAQDLRSDGRKRLTYRPVSVETGVIPQANGSARVRMGATDVISSVKAELGKPSSLQPDKGKVSIYVDCSPTAAPMFEGRGGDELSTDLSVALQCCLLGGKSGAGAGIDLSSLIVVEGKMCWGLYIDCLVISSDGNLLDALGAAIKAALSNTGIPRVLVAAGASGDEQPEVDISDEEFLQFDTSDIPVIVTLTKVGRHYIVDATSEEESQMSSAVSISVNRKGHICGLTKRGGAGLDPSIILDMISVAKHVSEQLINKLDSEIAAAEAGEDDS; encoded by the exons ATGCGAA GAATGGGGGGACTGTCTCTTGGAGAGAAGAACTTCATACAGGGTGGCATTGCTCAAGATCTTCGCTCTGATGGTCGGAAAAGATTAACTTACCGGCCTGTTTCTGTTGAAACTGGAGTTATACCTCAG GCAAATGGTTCGGCAAGAGTCAGGATGGGGGCAACAGATGTTATTTCCAGTGTGAAG GCTGAACTTGGGAAGCCAAGTTCATTGCAACCTGACAAAGGAAAGGTCTCCATTTATGTTGATTGTAGCCCAACTGCAGCACCAATGTTTGAG GGAAGAGGGGGTGATGAGTTGTCGACAGACCTCTCGGTTGCTCTTCAGTGTTGTCTCTTGGGTGGTAAAAGTGGAGCTG GGGCTGGAATTGATCTCTCATCTCTAATAGTTGTGGAGGGGAAGATGTGCTGGGGTCTTTATATTGATTGCCTCGTCATTAGTTCAGATGGGAATCTACTGGATGCCCTAGGTGCTGCCATTAAG GCTGCTTTGAGCAATACCGGCATTCCAAGGGTTCTTGTGGCAGCTGGTGCTTCAGGCGATGAGCAACCAGAGGTTGACATTAGTGACGAAGAATTTCTGCAGTTTGACACATCAGACATCCCTGTCATAGTTACCTTAACAAAG GTGGGTAGGCACTATATAGTAGATGCCACATCAGAAGAGGAATCCCAAATGAGCTCTGCGGTCTCTATATCTGTCAACAGGAAAGGACACATTTGTGGTCTAACTAAACGAGGTGGTGCAGGCCTAGATCCTAGCATCATTCTCGACATGATTTCTGTGGCAAAGCACGTAAGTGAACAGCTAATAAACAAGTTGGATTCTGAGATAGCTGCCGCTGAAGCTGGTGAAGATGATTCATGA